AATATGCAAAttcatgcatcatccaatttcCTCTCCAACTTAATGGTTGAATCTGCGTTTTTAAACTTGGTTTGACTTTACAATATCAAAAATGACTCCAAGCCAATAAGGCTCTCTGTTTTGAAAGAGTCCTCGGGAGGTGAGAGAGAGGAACGTCTATTGTACTAACCATTACCCTTATTTTATAAAGAGACTATCCCAAAACCGGTACACTCTTCGGTCATAAAGGAACAACATTTCAGTTGCACCAAACTCGCCCTACATTTGACTTTACAATATGagtgtataaatatataaatatatgtatatacgtaCTAGAAACTCGAGTACACTTGACTTGTGGGTTTGAAAAAGGGTATTGGTTGAATGGGATACCTGGACCGTTGAACATGACAGAGAAATTGATGTGTGAAAGAGAGAACTAAAAAGCATTAAGAGAGCAATTGGTGTTTCTTTATGGTGTTTGTTTGGTGACCCAGTATAGGGTTTTCCCGTGGAATCATTAGaacatctccaaccgatggctggtcagagggctcgttttagccctctggccctccaagattctccaagatattaatattttaatgaatagtacagGGTCATATTTACCTccgtctccaatcgagggccagagggccatagggctcattttagccctgtcataaaaaaccgtctccaaccgagggccatagggccaaacataatttattatttaaatttaaaaactacaacaacttaaattcaaatccaacaacataaatttaaaaactacaacgataactagcccaaaaaaccaaaaaaattagaatttaaatttaatgaatggtttaggtatttataagaagaaaaaaaattagaatttttaagaatttaaaaaaaaaaaaaattgaatacaatgGCTAGCTGACTAACCGTtgcattcaaattttttatttaaacaatCTTGTTGGTCATAATCGACAGGAATGCTatattttctggccagccctctagccctctctGATTCtgtggggccctctcagattccacagccctctggcctagccctcggttggagacgattttcgagctattttcggccctttggccctctggacccttcggttggagatggccttagaggTCGAGTTATCAAGACCACAAGCCACTTATAAATGCTTTAGGCTCAATCATTTCAGATAACGCTTATACCTTATGTATTAAACGCAGTTATTGACACGCGTTTTCATCTGCTTATTGTCTCATTTGAGTTTCGTATGTTTAATTTCTACGATTTTTATTTTCAGAATTGGTCTAACCCTTGATGATTCTACGAAGTATAAAGTTACTCGGTTGTTATTGCTATGATATTATaattgcttcctcttcaaaaaaaaataaattcaccGCCCGTAAGTCTTCTAGCTCTACAGGACACTGTTCGTTAGGAGTATTTTTCCCATCGTAAAAAAGAATTCATGATCTAAAAGTAAATTTTCTGTTCTTTTGATGCATAGGACGTGTGAATAGTGAGGAGAGAGGGCGTAAATAGAGTTTGGTGAACTAGTTAAAACGTGACACCACTATTtccattaaatttatttattttttaataagtaatgctaggtaaattaatttttgtaaaccaaattttcaaaccataaaATGTGTCACAACTGAAAAATAAGCacgtgtttttaatttttaagaagtatatatatacgagtaatgttattcataccatgtttttgtaccacattttcataccaccttaggtgacatTTGATATGGATagccatatcatttgaattaatcagatttttaaatttagttcattatttaataaactaataattaagaaaaattagtttattaaatgataattgtggtatacgaggaatctttctctttcattttcttggatattgcaaatttttcaaatgatgtgactgtcCACATTAGATATTAtctaaggtggtatagaaatatgtataaaaatgaataatattactctatatataaaagaaaatgagggaTGATGGGAGGAGAGCCAATAACAACCAGAGCGCCAGAAACAAATAAACAAGCGaccaacagagagagagagacagagcaGAGCACGGAGCATGAACAAAAAACTAGGAAACGAGCATGACGATGTATATAATAGTCCAGCATTAGCCAACAGCTCCAGGACAAAAACACCCCATTGCCGTTTCCTTCATTCTCCTCCGTCGCATCGGGTCTCTTcctccaccacaaccaccaccaccacaaaaaCTGccggtttttgtttttgttttgctcaTCATACCTATCGTATTGTACTATCATCCAGCTAGCTGTcctcccactctctctctcctctctccctccccccacctctctcactctctctctctctctctctctctctctctctctctctctctattccgTTGGACAGTCCGTACATGTGCGTGCGGTGTGTGCGCAGCGACCTGATCACATATTCCCAGCTCAACAAAATTACCAGCCTGTCCTTCTCTCTTTCATCCTATGACACTTCATCCCTTCCCAACTCACTCCCGTTATTATTCTAATCTCAATTTCAATACGAATTATATCTCCCACTGCTTCCACTTGTTCCCGCCGCTCTACCACCTCTACAACCACCCCACTCCTCCGCTTCACCTCCCCCAAAGGCCCCGCCTCTCGGCCCACATGGCCACCGGGCCCACCTCCTCGGGCCCACGTCGAAAAGACAAGCTCCTCGTCATCATGGGGGCCACCGGCGCCGGCAAGTCCCGCCTCTCCCTCGACCTCGCCACCCGCTTCCCCTTCTTCGAAATCGTCAACTCCGACAAAATGCAACTCTACCGCGGCCTAGACATCACCACCAACAAGCTCCCCCTACCGGAACGACTCGGCGTCTCCCACCACCTCCTCGGCGAGTTCGACCCCCTAGACGGCGACTTCACCCCCGCCGATTTTCGCGCCGTCGCCGGTCAGGTTGTTTCCTGCATTACCAATCGGAGGAAGGTGCCGATGCTCGTCGGCGGGTCAAACTCCTTCATTCACGCGCTGGTCGCGGAAAGGTTCGAACCGGGCTCCAGTGTCTTCGAACCGGGTTTCGACGCCTCCGTCTCGGCCGAGCTCAGATACAATTGCTGTTTTCTTTGGGTGGACGTGTCGATGGCGGTGTTGACGGAGTATTTATCAAAGCGAGTCGACGAAATGCTCGACTCGGGAATGTTCGACGAGTTGGCCAAGTTTTGCGACCCGGATCGCCAGGACAAGCACGACCCAGCTGCGGTTCCGACAGGGTTGAGAAAGGCGATTGGAGTGCCCGAGTTCACCCGGTATTTTAAAAAATACCCACAAAGTAAAAGAGACGAGGACGACGACCTGGAGCGGAGAGGAGCGTACGAAGAGGCGGTGAGGGCGATCAAGGACAACACGTGTCAGCTCGCGAAGAGGCAGATAGGGAAGATCCTACGGTTAAGAGGGGGAGGGTGGGACTTACGAAGACTAGACGCCACGGACGCGTTTAGGGCGGTGGTTGCGACGTCGACGTCGGAAAATGACGGAGGAGAGCGGTGGTCAGAGATATGGGAGAGGCAGGTGGTGGAACCAAGCGCGAAGATTGTGAAGCGCTTCTTGGAGGAGTAGGTCTTCCAGCTTTTTCCAGCTAtacatttccttttttttcttttttctttttttaaattctcCTCCAAATGTTGAGTTCGTTAAGAATTTTGGGGAAAATTCTTCTGTGCCTCTGCTTCCCAATTCCTGTATGCAccggagaaaaaaaaagggaaaaatcgAAGGGTGGGAGTGGACTTGGAAGACCGAGACCAGAATGCGACAAGTTTTGGATTTTGGGAGGGAAATGCAAAAAACACGAAATACAGGaaatttagaaggaaaaaaagaaaaagaaaaaaattattttggcaAGTGAGCAAAAGAGTTTTGTGAAATTTTCGCAACTTAAATAGGGAAATTCTGTGAATTTTGTTCTCTCAAATGTAATTGAGCAGGGACTCTTTTAATCACAAATTTAGTGTGTTAGCAATGAGCAAATCACTCACTAAACTCTTCTTAGTTCCTTCCTAATACAACATCAGCCTTTATTGTTCAGGTAATATTATTTAGTACACAAAATCGAATTTTTTTAGTACATGTGAGGTCCAAATACAATAGTATTGCCTGTCTTTCTCTAATAAAGagtatttatgtaaatttagcTTTGCAGTCTACCGCGCGGAAATATTTTTAAGTAAAAGATTATGTATTGTGCTTATATCTCACATCATATCAGAGTCCTTATCCAAGGagatctcaatttttttttataaatatggGGACTAGTTGTGGGGTGCACACTACATTAAACTTCAACAATCCGTaccgtttatttttcaagtattcattcatagatcatccttgtaaaAAGTCAGTTCAATCCATAACTATTTACCCATTTGATTGTCTTgataaaatttcaatgtttgTTAGAAGATAGTGTTCGTcgatttctttgaactcaattagataccTCAAACATTTTCGAtttagctaatattttgtaaggaagaTCTATGAAGTGAAACGgtgaaaaatagacggttcgaatcgttgaaattcgatgtgAAGTGAGCCCGCCAATTAGTCCCAATTTCTATCGAAAAATGAATATCCCTTTAGATAAAGGGGCTGCACATCACGTAAGGTATACTAAAATTGACTTTTTGTAGTATCTGCTGACGATACAAGTGATTTTCCGATcgaaaaagggaagaaaatctAGTAAAAGTGTGCTTTTATGCGAAATCCCAGATTAGAAAGGGAGTTGGAGATTTGGCAATTTTACTAGATTTTGTTGTAGATCTTGTTAAATGCCAAATTGTTCCGTGATCTTGTTTCTAGATACACTAACTACGTACACACGTTCTAATAAATTAGTCTCCTTCGACCTTCTGTGTTTATTCTTTGATGATATATATTATCATAATTGTATGCTTATCAGCTGATCAAATTCAGGGTTAATAAATCAGAAATCCATTTTTTTAAACTAAGAAAACTTGCATTTTTCTTATGGACCGTGGATGGGACCACGTAGCTTGAGTCCGACGTAAAGCGTGACATTGATCGTTGCTAAATGAGTTTCTTGTTTAGTCCTCTGTGTTTTAGAAGTTTTCTCTATTTCTACATTTGTTTCTTCCTCACATTCCCCTTTTCGTTTGTTTACGAGgtttctttcaatttcttaGCAACAATATGTGACGTAGTCATTTAAATTGtatagtaattaattaaagtcACGCTAATTTAACAATAATTAATCAATAACAAGAAAAAATGCAACTCAAATCCGACGAATTATTTTGTGTATAATTAAGGATGTGGGTTGTGGCTTGGGAATTCGTGAGGGAATTTTggaaaaatgtttaatttcatgTCCCAAGTagttttaataatattaatgtAGAGTTGCGAATATTAGGGATTCTATATGTAGGACATGATATCAAGCGAAGGCTAGGGTGATACTTTCTTTCCATTCTCAACCAACAATGCACGTCCTCAAAGTGCTTTTCCTTCAAGCGCTTCTGCTGCATAAAACATAATTGCAGACATCTGATTTGGAGAACGACTTCAGGTCAATTGTAGTTGCAAGATTTAATTGGAATTTGAAACTTCACATGGAGGTCACGACTAGTCAATTTTGTGCCAGCAGAGTTACAAACTTCAGAGGAACAAGGGAACATCAATTGAGTTTACCATTTCAAGTGGAATAAAACTGTTCAAATTTCCAAATGGTCAGCAGTATTGTTAGAAAGCATGAAACTTGAAACTTCCCACCCTTTCATCCGAGAACGACTTGCCTACATCCGTCAAGATTCCACCACCGCCGATCAACAATACAATGTCAAACGTAAATTAGTTTGAAATATCATCGTAGTCTCCAAAGAGTGTAGGAAAATTGTCACAATTTTTAGCCGCAGATAACAAGGTTATGAATGTTCTGAAGCAATTATAGAACCTTCTGTGATGTGATTTGGTGATGTGAGGTTTCAGAATGAGATTATCCATTTGAGGTCGTTATCCAAATTAAGGCTTCAAAATGTTTTCCCTGGAATTCCCAGATTATGTGACTTCGATTTGGCATGACATATATTCGTGGGGACCAACTATGTGCACGTACATCCTCAATTGGGTCCGCAACATATTGAGGCGCAGACCAAATTGTTAAATCGATGCATTTTAAGGAATAATTATGTGTTTGGTGctaatcaaattttttattaggaGTGTGCTAATTGTAGTATAATTTTTAAAGGATGCTACTTTATCTTACCCTAATTTGAATTACGGAAATAAAGATTAAAACTCGAATACAATAAGTACACCGATTTTAATTGATATGATTACGCTCACGTATACTGAATGTGGTAAGTGTTTTTTAGGAAGGATTTTTAATAAAGGATGCAAATTGGCTGACAGTGGCATGGGGATATAACAAGTGAAGTGTGGGGCGTGGCATGGCATGGTGGAATGGGAGGGACGGTTCTGCCAGCAATGGTGCCACACAAGAGGGGGAGACATTATTTCGGGgacatcaaattttaaattatttgaattatcAACAActgatgtcaaattttaaacatcaaaataatAGTTAATAA
This Pyrus communis chromosome 6, drPyrComm1.1, whole genome shotgun sequence DNA region includes the following protein-coding sequences:
- the LOC137736632 gene encoding adenylate isopentenyltransferase-like, encoding MTLHPFPTHSRYYSNLNFNTNYISHCFHLFPPLYHLYNHPTPPLHLPQRPRLSAHMATGPTSSGPRRKDKLLVIMGATGAGKSRLSLDLATRFPFFEIVNSDKMQLYRGLDITTNKLPLPERLGVSHHLLGEFDPLDGDFTPADFRAVAGQVVSCITNRRKVPMLVGGSNSFIHALVAERFEPGSSVFEPGFDASVSAELRYNCCFLWVDVSMAVLTEYLSKRVDEMLDSGMFDELAKFCDPDRQDKHDPAAVPTGLRKAIGVPEFTRYFKKYPQSKRDEDDDLERRGAYEEAVRAIKDNTCQLAKRQIGKILRLRGGGWDLRRLDATDAFRAVVATSTSENDGGERWSEIWERQVVEPSAKIVKRFLEE